The following coding sequences are from one Candidatus Anaeroferrophillus wilburensis window:
- a CDS encoding SPFH domain-containing protein produces MGTDNLVFLEVIEWFDESGQELVHRIPEHGSGELKFGAQLIVRDSQAAVFFYQGKAYDAVGAGRHTLSTHNLPVLTKVLSLPWGFSSPLRAEVYFVNMKVFPNLKWGTHDPVAFKDARLGLVRLRAFGVFNLQVLQPLLFINRLVGTQGVYATESIEEYLSRVIVSRFNDLLGEELDSILDLPGCYESLSATLRQRLDDDFSRFGLGLTALYITAITPPPEVQQAIDDHGRLTMFDDMNRLMQMKTAMAMEKMPESGSDVGSGMGVGLGLMMPAMFANFGAAGNGSPAAVVENRCPECHEPVANDARFCPACGHQLLIISQCSGCGKNLPPNARFCPRCGTAVEEKPQAVVCPGCGTENLPAAHFCNQCGEKL; encoded by the coding sequence ATGGGGACTGATAATCTGGTTTTTCTGGAAGTTATTGAATGGTTTGATGAAAGTGGTCAGGAGCTGGTGCACCGGATCCCTGAACATGGTTCCGGCGAATTGAAATTCGGCGCCCAGCTGATCGTGCGTGACAGTCAGGCGGCGGTGTTTTTTTACCAGGGCAAAGCCTATGATGCGGTAGGCGCCGGCCGTCATACCCTGTCAACCCACAACCTGCCGGTTTTGACCAAGGTGCTGAGTCTGCCATGGGGATTCAGCAGTCCCCTGCGAGCCGAGGTTTATTTCGTCAATATGAAGGTGTTTCCCAACCTCAAGTGGGGGACTCACGATCCGGTGGCCTTCAAGGATGCCCGCCTTGGCCTGGTTCGCCTGCGGGCTTTCGGCGTTTTTAATCTTCAGGTTCTCCAGCCGCTGTTGTTTATCAACCGTCTGGTGGGGACCCAGGGAGTGTATGCCACCGAGAGTATCGAGGAGTACCTGAGCCGGGTTATTGTCTCCCGCTTTAATGATCTGTTGGGGGAGGAATTGGACAGCATTCTTGATCTGCCGGGTTGCTATGAATCATTGTCGGCAACCTTGCGCCAGCGTCTTGATGATGATTTCAGCCGCTTTGGCCTCGGGTTGACCGCCCTTTATATCACCGCCATAACACCGCCGCCCGAGGTGCAGCAGGCGATTGATGACCATGGCCGTCTGACCATGTTTGATGATATGAACCGCCTGATGCAGATGAAAACCGCCATGGCCATGGAGAAGATGCCTGAATCGGGAAGCGATGTCGGTTCCGGGATGGGTGTCGGCCTGGGATTGATGATGCCGGCTATGTTTGCCAATTTTGGCGCGGCCGGCAACGGTTCCCCGGCGGCAGTGGTGGAAAATCGCTGTCCCGAATGTCATGAACCGGTAGCTAACGACGCCCGCTTCTGTCCCGCTTGCGGCCATCAGCTGCTGATTATCAGCCAGTGCAGCGGCTGCGGTAAAAACCTGCCGCCCAATGCCAGGTTCTGTCCCCGCTGCGGTACCGCGGTGGAAGAAAAACCGCAGGCAGTTGTCTGCCCCGGCTGTGGTACTGAAAATCTGCCGGCAGCCCATTTTTGCAACCAGTGCGGAGAGAAGTTGTAG
- a CDS encoding class I SAM-dependent RNA methyltransferase, with the protein MSIFSQASTIHIPCAKGIPPFLKAELQSLGFPIVSETVAGVSTKGTLSDAMRLNLCCRTGQRIFFQVGSFTVGSQEELFSHLARISWEKYLRPDRYLTVTSVVDHPSIRDSRFANQKTKDVIVDRLRRQYGRRPDSGPGRHGAVVHLFWKQKTCLVYLDTSGESLARRGYRQEGSRAPLQETLAAAVVQAAWNGMGNFINPMCGSGTLVIEAALQALQIPPGLDRENFAFMHLAGFSRDAWQRLCRQARSQLQEGIAGRLIATDHDPAVINIARRNAQRAGVEPFIEFSVCDFAATTIPPGAGVVILNPEYGERLGSLAELPATYKRIGDYFKQHCAGYRGFILTGNLDLAKKVGLKARRRYPLFNGAIECRLLEYELYAGSRP; encoded by the coding sequence ATGAGCATCTTTTCCCAGGCCAGTACCATCCATATCCCCTGTGCAAAAGGGATTCCTCCCTTTCTGAAGGCTGAATTGCAATCCTTGGGTTTTCCCATCGTCAGTGAAACGGTTGCCGGGGTCAGCACCAAGGGGACGCTGTCCGATGCCATGCGCCTGAATCTTTGCTGCCGTACCGGGCAGCGGATTTTTTTTCAGGTCGGCAGTTTCACCGTTGGCAGCCAGGAAGAGCTTTTCAGCCATCTTGCCCGCATCAGCTGGGAAAAGTATCTTCGTCCTGACCGTTATCTGACGGTTACCTCGGTGGTCGATCACCCCTCCATTCGCGATAGTCGCTTTGCCAACCAGAAGACCAAAGACGTGATTGTTGATCGACTGCGACGGCAGTACGGCCGGCGGCCCGATTCAGGGCCTGGTCGCCATGGGGCGGTGGTGCATCTTTTCTGGAAGCAGAAAACATGTCTTGTTTATCTGGATACCTCGGGGGAATCTCTGGCCCGCCGGGGCTACCGTCAGGAAGGCAGCCGGGCGCCGCTGCAGGAGACCTTGGCGGCAGCCGTGGTTCAGGCGGCCTGGAATGGCATGGGAAATTTTATCAATCCCATGTGCGGCAGCGGAACGCTGGTCATCGAAGCGGCCCTGCAGGCGCTCCAGATCCCCCCGGGGCTTGACCGTGAAAACTTTGCCTTCATGCATCTTGCCGGTTTTTCCCGGGATGCCTGGCAGCGGCTATGCCGCCAGGCCCGCAGCCAGTTGCAAGAGGGGATTGCCGGCCGCCTTATTGCCACCGACCATGACCCGGCGGTGATCAACATTGCCCGCCGCAATGCCCAGCGGGCCGGGGTTGAACCGTTTATCGAGTTCAGCGTCTGTGATTTTGCCGCCACCACCATACCGCCGGGAGCGGGAGTTGTGATCCTCAATCCCGAATATGGAGAACGCCTGGGATCATTAGCGGAACTGCCGGCGACCTACAAGCGCATCGGCGATTATTTCAAGCAGCACTGCGCCGGCTACCGGGGATTTATTCTGACCGGCAATCTGGATCTGGCAAAAAAGGTGGGATTGAAAGCCAGGCGCAGATATCCCCTCTTCAACGGTGCCATCGAGTGCCGGCTGCTGGAATATGAGCTGTATGCCGGCAGCCGTCCTTAG
- the argB gene encoding acetylglutamate kinase, which yields MEKLIQKASTLIESLPFIRKFYGKTFVIKYGGHAMVDEALRTSFAEDVVLLKFIGINPVIVHGGGPQIGEVLQKMGIQSSFVQGMRVTDQETMDVVEMVLVGKVNKMIVNLISRQGGRAVGLSGKDGNLLQAEKLLIYDTPKADQPPEILDVGKVGAVSQVNPAVLTALDETGFIPVIAPVGVDDAGETYNINADLVAGAVAAALKAEKLILLTDVPGVLDGQSQLLSSLNRDLVETMIASGEIKGGMLPKISCCLESLQAGVKKTHIVDGRLAHCLLLEIFTEQGVGTEIIV from the coding sequence ATGGAAAAACTGATTCAGAAAGCCAGCACCCTGATTGAGTCACTGCCGTTCATCCGTAAGTTTTACGGCAAGACCTTTGTTATCAAGTATGGCGGCCATGCGATGGTCGACGAGGCGCTGCGGACTTCCTTTGCCGAAGATGTGGTTTTGCTTAAATTCATCGGTATCAATCCGGTTATCGTTCATGGCGGCGGCCCGCAGATTGGTGAAGTGCTGCAGAAGATGGGTATTCAAAGCTCGTTTGTGCAGGGGATGCGGGTGACGGACCAGGAAACCATGGATGTGGTGGAAATGGTGCTGGTGGGTAAGGTGAACAAGATGATTGTCAATCTGATCAGCCGGCAGGGAGGCAGAGCTGTGGGCCTCAGCGGCAAGGACGGCAATCTGCTGCAGGCGGAAAAATTGCTGATCTATGATACCCCGAAAGCCGATCAGCCGCCGGAAATTCTTGATGTCGGCAAGGTGGGGGCGGTAAGCCAGGTTAATCCTGCCGTCCTTACCGCGCTTGATGAGACCGGTTTTATCCCGGTTATTGCACCGGTCGGTGTTGATGATGCCGGGGAAACTTACAATATCAATGCTGACTTGGTGGCCGGTGCGGTGGCTGCTGCCTTAAAGGCGGAAAAACTGATCCTGCTTACCGATGTGCCCGGAGTGCTGGATGGCCAGAGCCAGCTGCTCTCCTCTTTGAATCGTGATCTGGTTGAAACGATGATAGCTTCCGGGGAGATCAAGGGGGGGATGCTGCCCAAAATCAGCTGCTGCCTGGAGTCGCTGCAGGCCGGGGTGAAAAAAACCCATATTGTCGATGGCCGCCTGGCCCATTGCCTGCTGCTGGAGATTTTTACCGAGCAGGGGGTGGGGACCGAGATTATTGTCTGA
- the hslU gene encoding ATP-dependent protease ATPase subunit HslU, translating to MSTLTPREIVAELDKYVVGQDDAKRAVAIALRNRWRRQQVPDDLRDEIAPKNIIMIGPTGVGKTEIARRLAKLAHSPFIKVEASKFTEVGYVGRDVEAIIRDLTELAVTMVKAEETSSVQSKAQVNAEERLLDILLPPPAAVSSSRPETTATDEFADGQVPEIIVIPPSAESQQKTREKLRMLFRTGKLDDRQVDIEISERSTPVVEIFSATGMEEMDINLRDMFENILPQKTRKKKVKVPEAYTFLVDQEAQRMVDMDKVVSEAKRRVEQNGIVFLDEIDKVVGREGGSGPDVSREGVQRDLLPIVEGSSVNTKYGIIKTDHILFVAAGAFHAAKPSDLIPELQGRFPIRVELDSLEKEDFVKILKEPRNALITQYVELMKTEDVTLVIADDAIEEIAEIACYVNENHENIGARRLHTILERLLDEVSFNASDMKGVTVSIDAQEVKRKLDDVVEDEDLSRYIL from the coding sequence ATGTCTACTCTCACTCCCCGAGAGATTGTTGCTGAGCTGGATAAGTATGTAGTTGGTCAGGATGATGCCAAGCGGGCGGTCGCCATTGCCTTGCGCAACCGCTGGCGGCGTCAGCAGGTGCCTGATGACCTGCGGGATGAAATTGCCCCGAAAAATATTATCATGATTGGCCCCACCGGGGTGGGCAAAACGGAAATCGCCCGCCGGCTGGCAAAACTGGCCCATTCCCCCTTTATCAAGGTGGAAGCTTCCAAATTTACCGAGGTGGGTTATGTGGGGCGGGATGTGGAAGCGATTATTCGCGACCTGACCGAACTGGCCGTTACCATGGTGAAGGCAGAGGAAACCAGCAGCGTCCAGAGCAAGGCCCAGGTAAACGCTGAAGAACGGCTTTTGGATATTCTGCTGCCGCCGCCGGCGGCCGTGTCATCATCACGGCCGGAGACAACAGCGACCGACGAGTTCGCTGATGGCCAGGTGCCGGAAATAATCGTCATTCCGCCCTCAGCCGAATCACAGCAGAAAACCAGGGAGAAACTGCGGATGCTGTTCCGGACCGGCAAGCTTGATGACCGCCAGGTCGATATTGAAATCAGTGAACGTTCGACGCCGGTAGTGGAAATTTTTTCCGCCACCGGCATGGAAGAGATGGATATCAACCTGCGGGATATGTTTGAAAATATCCTGCCCCAGAAAACCCGGAAAAAAAAGGTCAAAGTGCCGGAAGCCTATACATTCCTGGTGGACCAGGAAGCCCAACGGATGGTTGATATGGATAAGGTGGTCAGCGAGGCCAAGCGGCGGGTTGAGCAGAACGGCATTGTTTTTCTTGATGAAATTGATAAAGTGGTAGGCCGCGAAGGGGGGAGTGGACCTGATGTCTCCCGTGAGGGGGTGCAGCGTGATCTGCTGCCCATCGTTGAAGGGTCTTCGGTTAATACCAAATATGGTATCATCAAGACTGATCACATTCTTTTTGTCGCCGCCGGTGCTTTCCATGCGGCCAAGCCATCGGACCTGATTCCTGAGCTCCAGGGACGTTTTCCCATCCGGGTTGAGTTGGATTCGCTGGAGAAGGAAGATTTTGTCAAAATCCTCAAGGAGCCGCGCAACGCCCTGATTACCCAATACGTGGAGCTCATGAAAACCGAGGATGTCACCCTGGTTATTGCTGACGATGCCATTGAAGAGATTGCCGAGATTGCCTGTTATGTCAATGAAAACCATGAAAATATTGGCGCCCGGCGGCTGCATACCATTCTCGAGCGTCTGCTTGATGAGGTTTCCTTTAATGCTTCCGACATGAAGGGGGTAACGGTTTCCATCGATGCCCAGGAAGTAAAGCGGAAACTTGACGATGTGGTTGAGGATGAAGACCTCAGCCGCTATATTCTGTAA
- the hslV gene encoding ATP-dependent protease subunit HslV — translation MFTGTTILAVRTGTELAVGGDGQVTMGDTVMKHGARKVRWLYDNQILAGFAGSTADAFTLFERFEEKLNMYNGNLMRAAVEMAKDWRMDKMLRRLEALLIIANDEHTLVLSGNGDVIEPDDGVVAIGSGAPYAEAAARAMVAHTTLPAAEIVKEALAITSKICIYTNDQFTIEKLVAEEEENI, via the coding sequence ATGTTTACCGGAACAACAATTCTGGCTGTTCGTACAGGAACTGAACTGGCTGTCGGCGGCGACGGTCAGGTAACCATGGGTGATACGGTCATGAAGCATGGGGCCCGCAAAGTACGCTGGCTCTATGACAACCAGATTCTTGCCGGTTTTGCCGGGTCAACCGCCGATGCTTTTACTCTGTTTGAGCGATTTGAAGAAAAACTGAACATGTATAACGGCAATTTGATGCGGGCGGCGGTGGAGATGGCCAAAGACTGGCGGATGGATAAAATGCTGCGCCGCCTGGAGGCGCTGCTGATTATCGCCAACGATGAGCATACCCTGGTACTCTCCGGCAATGGTGATGTTATTGAACCTGATGACGGAGTGGTAGCCATTGGTTCGGGGGCGCCCTACGCCGAGGCTGCAGCCCGGGCCATGGTGGCCCATACAACGTTGCCGGCAGCGGAGATTGTCAAAGAGGCGCTGGCCATTACTTCGAAGATATGTATCTATACCAATGACCAGTTTACCATTGAAAAACTGGTTGCCGAAGAAGAGGAGAATATCTAA
- a CDS encoding tyrosine recombinase XerC, whose translation MHDVNAATSGLRALFFRFLAVERHYSAHTVRAYWGDLEQLRIFLEEHCSLVEEEDQCWLEVQEHQLRAFLRAELARASRSTVSRRLATIKSFFFFLRKRGLRLDNPADLLVTPKQGQRLPACLEVEEMATLLESIPTDTVLGVRDRAIMELLYASGMRVAEVVSLNVPDVDFLAGVVRVFGKGRKERVIPLGTVAERWLQTYLTQRPSAGSADERQRRDDPLFLNARGGRLTSRSVARLLDKYLRAARLYKPLSPHAIRHSFATHLLQNGADLRSIQELLGHSSLSTTQRYTHLDIKRLLEVYDRAHPLARQEK comes from the coding sequence GTGCACGATGTGAACGCTGCAACGAGCGGTCTGCGGGCGTTATTCTTTCGCTTTTTAGCGGTGGAACGCCATTATTCGGCACACACCGTCAGGGCCTACTGGGGCGACTTGGAGCAGCTGCGGATTTTTCTTGAAGAGCATTGTTCTCTGGTGGAAGAGGAGGACCAATGCTGGCTTGAGGTGCAGGAACACCAGCTGCGTGCTTTTCTGCGGGCTGAGCTTGCCCGGGCCAGCAGATCGACGGTCAGCCGTCGATTGGCTACCATAAAATCCTTTTTCTTCTTTTTGCGAAAACGGGGGCTGCGGTTGGATAATCCCGCTGATCTGTTGGTAACCCCGAAACAGGGACAGCGACTGCCCGCCTGCCTTGAGGTGGAGGAGATGGCCACTCTGCTCGAGAGCATTCCCACCGATACGGTGCTGGGAGTACGGGATCGGGCGATTATGGAGCTTTTGTATGCTTCGGGGATGCGGGTAGCTGAAGTTGTTTCACTGAATGTCCCTGATGTTGATTTTCTTGCCGGTGTTGTCAGGGTGTTTGGCAAGGGGCGGAAAGAACGGGTTATTCCTCTGGGTACGGTGGCTGAACGCTGGTTGCAGACCTATCTGACCCAGCGTCCTTCTGCCGGGTCTGCTGATGAGCGTCAGCGGCGGGACGACCCCCTCTTTCTGAACGCCAGAGGAGGACGACTCACATCCCGCTCGGTAGCCCGTTTGCTGGATAAGTATCTGAGGGCGGCACGTTTGTATAAGCCATTGTCTCCCCATGCCATTCGTCATTCGTTTGCCACCCACCTGCTGCAGAATGGTGCTGACCTGCGGAGTATTCAGGAACTGCTTGGCCACAGCAGTTTGTCAACCACCCAGCGCTATACGCACCTCGACATTAAGCGATTGCTGGAAGTCTATGATCGGGCTCATCCGCTCGCCCGGCAGGAGAAATGA
- a CDS encoding energy transducer TonB yields MSEKNHLFFLFLLISLFVHLLFFYHYRTWSPAVQFAKLLATEKEPTPVQIIELPREVKKPQEKPVEPIKPRFLTERDRRAEQETRLEQQPPVAGPDRISRPAPKPAAKAAPPAPKTEVAKPQPKRTDPSPAKTEKEPQVVRKSPMGRAPIAAKPEEQKPVVEAPATPPANKLFPSYEELTQIAREAAEQQRAARLPKDIEAGQSIQLNTEQFKFHSYFIHLKRKIEGVWEYPYLARESGLQGRLLMRFVINRDGTLAETTILQSSGFPLLDHEAIRAVHDAAPFPPLPARMEVDRLSVTATFEYLLDYKVIR; encoded by the coding sequence TTGTCCGAAAAAAACCACCTCTTTTTTCTTTTTCTGCTGATTTCCCTGTTCGTCCATCTGCTCTTTTTCTACCATTACCGCACGTGGTCACCCGCTGTCCAGTTTGCCAAGCTCCTGGCGACAGAGAAGGAACCTACGCCGGTGCAGATTATCGAGCTGCCACGGGAAGTAAAAAAACCGCAGGAAAAGCCCGTCGAACCGATCAAACCCCGGTTTTTAACCGAGCGGGATCGCCGGGCCGAACAGGAAACCCGGCTCGAGCAGCAGCCCCCGGTTGCCGGTCCTGACCGGATAAGCAGGCCAGCCCCCAAACCGGCAGCAAAAGCAGCCCCGCCAGCACCGAAAACCGAGGTTGCCAAACCGCAGCCGAAAAGAACCGACCCATCCCCGGCCAAGACTGAAAAAGAACCACAAGTAGTCAGAAAATCGCCCATGGGAAGAGCTCCCATTGCCGCCAAACCCGAGGAACAGAAACCCGTTGTGGAGGCACCGGCTACCCCGCCGGCCAACAAGCTCTTCCCCTCTTATGAAGAGTTGACTCAGATAGCCCGGGAAGCCGCCGAGCAGCAAAGAGCCGCCAGACTGCCAAAAGATATTGAAGCGGGACAATCCATTCAGTTGAATACTGAACAGTTCAAGTTCCACTCCTACTTTATCCATCTGAAACGGAAAATCGAAGGGGTCTGGGAATATCCCTACTTAGCCAGGGAATCAGGACTGCAGGGCAGGCTTTTGATGAGATTTGTAATCAACCGGGACGGCACTCTGGCAGAAACGACCATCCTCCAGTCATCCGGCTTCCCTCTGCTGGATCATGAGGCAATCCGGGCGGTTCACGATGCAGCCCCATTTCCACCACTGCCGGCACGAATGGAAGTCGACCGCCTGTCAGTCACCGCAACATTTGAGTATCTGCTGGATTACAAGGTTATCAGATGA
- a CDS encoding zinc ribbon domain-containing protein, whose translation MPIYEYRCSRCEHQFDLLQKITDDPVDVCPECGGPVTKLVSSTSFVLKGSGWYVTDYGKGGDKGKDNSAKSSPVKKESSDSKEKAVAAA comes from the coding sequence ATGCCGATTTATGAGTATCGTTGTAGTAGGTGTGAGCATCAGTTTGATCTGCTTCAAAAGATAACCGATGATCCGGTTGATGTATGTCCTGAGTGCGGCGGTCCGGTAACCAAACTGGTTTCTTCAACCAGCTTTGTGCTGAAAGGTTCCGGTTGGTATGTAACCGATTATGGCAAGGGCGGAGACAAAGGGAAAGACAACTCAGCTAAAAGCAGTCCGGTCAAAAAAGAATCGTCGGATTCAAAAGAGAAGGCGGTTGCTGCTGCCTAA
- a CDS encoding DUF167 domain-containing protein, with product MALWCQERKGKLLFRVLVQPRASANRVVGLHGDVVKVSLTAPPVDGAANKLCREFLARILGIAKSKVELVSGETARLKTFAVEGLSVDELQERLGVS from the coding sequence ATGGCTTTATGGTGCCAGGAGCGCAAGGGAAAACTGCTTTTCAGAGTTTTGGTGCAGCCCCGGGCATCTGCCAACCGGGTGGTTGGTCTGCACGGAGACGTGGTTAAGGTTTCTCTGACAGCCCCACCGGTTGATGGTGCGGCAAATAAGTTGTGCCGGGAATTTCTCGCCCGGATTTTGGGGATTGCCAAGTCAAAGGTGGAACTGGTCAGCGGCGAAACAGCAAGGCTGAAAACCTTTGCGGTCGAGGGTTTGTCGGTTGATGAGTTGCAGGAACGTTTAGGGGTGTCATGA
- a CDS encoding YggT family protein has product MFILSNFMVGFARILDIALTIYMWIIIARAIISWVNPDPYNPIVSFLYRVTEPLLYKIRRTIPLSGMGMDFSPMIVLLVIVFLRSFLVQSLIDLAARLSG; this is encoded by the coding sequence ATGTTTATACTGAGTAATTTCATGGTTGGTTTTGCCAGGATTCTGGATATTGCCCTCACCATCTATATGTGGATTATTATTGCCCGGGCAATAATCTCCTGGGTAAATCCCGACCCCTACAATCCCATAGTCAGTTTTCTTTACCGGGTAACCGAACCCCTGCTGTATAAAATACGGCGGACAATTCCTCTGTCCGGCATGGGTATGGATTTTTCCCCAATGATTGTCCTGCTGGTTATCGTGTTCCTCCGTTCGTTTCTGGTTCAATCGCTCATTGACCTGGCGGCGCGGCTTTCAGGGTAA